A single window of Lepeophtheirus salmonis chromosome 2, UVic_Lsal_1.4, whole genome shotgun sequence DNA harbors:
- the LOC121113738 gene encoding uncharacterized protein, with protein sequence MNNTRCCCQSLNFELKEASQSEEILGLQLQITSLSNTLSLYQKENVKFVDSLVRCAKEKADLELKLLRTEKTHEFRRVRALKKAEDIHKLILAQELKKAEETYKSLLVQELKKAQTTLELPRIRVLKEIEQIHNLRRVKELKKAEEAHKSVLVEELKKSENNYELRLIQELKKAEETHKSLQAQEIKKSLENS encoded by the exons atgaataataccCGGTGCTGTTGTCAG tCTTTAAATTTTGAGTTGAAAGAAGCTTCTCAGTCTGAAGAAATACTGGGACTACAATTACAGATTACTTCATTATCAAATACCTTGAGTTTGTACCAGAAGGAAAACGTAAAGTTTGTGGATTCTCTGGTTAGATGTGCGAAGGAAAAGGCAGATCTTGAACTAAAGCTCCTAAGAACTGAGAAGACCCATGAATTCCGTCGTGTTCGAGCGCTCAAAAAAGCTGAAGAtatccataaattaattttagctcAAGAGCTAAAAAAAGCGGAAGAGACCTATAAATCCCTTCTAGTTCAAGAACTCAAAAAAGCTCAAACAACATTGGAATTACCTCGTATCCGAGTACTCAAAGAAATTGAACAAATCCATAATTTACGTCGAGTTAAAGAGCTCAAAAAAGCTGAAGAGGCCCATAAATCTGTTCTAGTTGAAGAGCTCAAGAAATCtgaaaataactatgaattgCGTCTAATTCAAGAACTCAAAAAAGCCGAAGAGACCCATAAATCCCTTCAAGCTCAAGAGATCAAAAAAAGCTTGGAGAACTCATAA